TCCGGAGTGACGACGAAGAAGAGTACATACGCAGGGTGGCGGAGTATGTCGACGGCAAGATGCGCGAGGTGAGCGAGTCGATGGCGTCAAAGAACAAGTACAGCGTCGCCATGCTCGTGGCGCTCAACATCGCCGACGAATACCACCGGCTCAAGGAGGATTGCGACGCGGCTTCGACGCGGATGGACCGGTTGCTGGAGAGGTTGACGACGGCGTTGTCCGAAGATAGCTGAAAGACCCTCCTTCCGTTGACGCCCGCGCGGAGCGTCGAACGAAGCAGGCGCGACGGCGCCCTGCTTCAAACTCGACTCGGGACTTGACGTGAGTTCCCAGGAAAGGAACATGAAGCGGGCGCTCAGGGGCGCGGTGCTGGCGAAAAGGGATGCTTTGTCGCCCGTGCTGGCCCGCGCCTGGGGACAAGGGATCCAGCGGCGCGCGCTGGCCTTGCCCGCTTACCTGGCCGCTCGGGCGGTCGCCCTCTACAGCCCGCTGGGCAACGAAGTCGAGACATCGGAG
This sequence is a window from Deltaproteobacteria bacterium. Protein-coding genes within it:
- a CDS encoding cell division protein ZapA yields the protein MPRAVDVQIMGQKVTLRSDDEEEYIRRVAEYVDGKMREVSESMASKNKYSVAMLVALNIADEYHRLKEDCDAASTRMDRLLERLTTALSEDS